The Dehalococcoidia bacterium genome includes a window with the following:
- a CDS encoding GAF domain-containing protein, which produces MSSFPLHNPNPVVETDLDGNVTYMNPAAEELLGSDAPKSTHPLASQMGPIRARLLNEGSGVQTRELNVQGSTFEQKFLYIPEDLVIRIYSTDVTRMKAAHAAMIAAGEEARRLATENEILGEVGRIISSSLDINDVYAGFGEQLRTLIPFDRLSISLVNLDDNTFTNAYVLGDMIAGRNPGEVISLEGTVTNEAVRSRSAMVVQGDPAEMERRFPNLLRYPSVVLAPLIYRGELFGILNARSLLDNAYYEKDAEMLSRVASQITPAIANSLLYTDIVRAQDDLARSNSDLEQFAYAASHDLQEPLRTITAYLGLVKERYGENLDDTAHEFMDFAIDGAERMQRLITDLLEYSRVGTQGRELEPVNCTRIMDSVLGGLNEAIKSQKAKVECSPLPIVNGDEAQLARLFQNLIGNALKFTGDAAPKIQIWAELQGNEWVFSVKDNGIGIAPDYQERIFGMFARLHSRTAYTGTGIGLALCSKIAQRHGGRIWVESEVGSGSTFRFNIPVTN; this is translated from the coding sequence ATGTCTTCTTTCCCTCTTCACAATCCCAATCCGGTAGTTGAGACTGATCTTGACGGCAACGTCACCTACATGAACCCAGCAGCCGAAGAGCTTTTGGGTTCAGATGCCCCCAAGAGCACCCATCCTCTGGCCAGCCAGATGGGCCCGATACGGGCCCGCCTTCTGAATGAAGGTTCCGGTGTTCAGACCCGCGAATTAAACGTGCAGGGTTCGACGTTTGAGCAGAAGTTCCTGTACATACCCGAAGACCTCGTCATTCGAATCTACTCCACCGACGTTACGCGAATGAAGGCTGCGCACGCAGCCATGATCGCGGCAGGGGAGGAGGCGCGAAGACTGGCAACGGAGAACGAGATTCTGGGGGAAGTGGGTAGGATAATTAGCTCCAGCCTCGACATCAATGATGTCTACGCTGGCTTTGGGGAACAGCTCCGCACCCTCATCCCATTTGACAGGCTCTCAATTAGCCTGGTCAATCTGGATGACAATACCTTTACGAACGCGTACGTACTCGGTGATATGATTGCGGGACGAAACCCGGGTGAAGTTATATCGCTTGAGGGAACGGTTACGAACGAGGCTGTACGGTCGCGAAGCGCAATGGTAGTTCAAGGTGATCCGGCGGAGATGGAAAGGCGTTTCCCGAACCTGCTCAGGTATCCATCCGTGGTCCTTGCCCCGCTCATCTACAGGGGTGAGCTGTTTGGAATCTTGAACGCTCGCTCGCTATTGGACAACGCGTATTATGAGAAGGACGCGGAGATGCTTTCTCGAGTGGCGTCCCAGATCACTCCGGCTATTGCCAACTCTCTTCTCTACACGGACATTGTCAGAGCACAGGATGATCTCGCCAGATCTAACTCGGACCTCGAGCAGTTTGCCTATGCCGCGTCCCACGACCTTCAGGAGCCGCTGAGAACGATCACGGCGTATCTAGGGCTAGTGAAGGAGCGCTACGGGGAAAATCTCGACGATACAGCACACGAATTCATGGACTTCGCGATTGACGGCGCCGAAAGGATGCAGCGTTTGATCACCGATCTCCTGGAGTATTCTCGTGTCGGGACTCAGGGCCGTGAACTGGAACCAGTGAACTGCACGCGTATAATGGACTCGGTGCTGGGAGGCTTGAACGAAGCGATCAAGAGTCAGAAGGCCAAAGTTGAGTGCTCGCCGCTGCCAATCGTAAACGGTGACGAAGCGCAGCTCGCGAGGCTGTTCCAGAACCTGATTGGGAATGCTCTCAAATTCACTGGAGATGCGGCGCCCAAGATTCAGATATGGGCTGAGCTTCAGGGAAACGAATGGGTGTTTTCGGTCAAGGACAATGGTATTGGAATCGCGCCAGACTACCAGGAACGGATATTTGGTATGTTCGCGCGACTTCATTCCCGCACCGCATATACCGGTACTGGTATAGGTCTCGCACTGTGTAGTAAGATAGCCCAACGCCACGGGGGTAGGATCTGGGTTGAATCGGAGGTCGGTAGTGGCTCAACTTTCCGGTTCAACATTCCGGTAACGAATTAG
- a CDS encoding response regulator translates to MASDIGDRPIEILLVEDNPADFRLAQDTIERSNQRANITHAEDGEIALSILKKEGEHSNAARPDLILLDLRLPKKDGTEVLAEINQDEDLVSIPVMLLTGTEAESSLLESYSIPPSRYARKPLQLEQFHRALGQMGLFSRQPISIPTQQQVQQAASESSSGGRRWWWPFG, encoded by the coding sequence ATGGCTTCAGATATTGGTGATCGCCCCATCGAGATACTCCTGGTAGAGGATAACCCCGCTGACTTTAGGCTCGCTCAGGACACCATAGAGCGTTCAAACCAGCGGGCCAATATAACCCACGCTGAGGATGGCGAGATAGCTCTTTCCATTCTGAAGAAAGAGGGAGAGCACTCCAACGCGGCGAGGCCCGATCTCATCCTTCTAGACCTCAGGCTGCCCAAGAAGGACGGCACAGAGGTCCTGGCTGAGATAAACCAGGATGAGGATCTGGTCTCGATTCCCGTGATGCTGCTCACCGGCACAGAAGCCGAGTCCAGCCTTCTTGAGTCGTACTCGATTCCGCCCAGCAGGTATGCCAGAAAGCCCCTCCAGTTGGAGCAGTTCCACCGCGCGCTTGGGCAGATGGGCCTCTTCAGCAGGCAGCCGATCAGCATTCCCACGCAGCAACAGGTGCAGCAGGCCGCTAGCGAATCCAGCAGTGGCGGACGTAGATGGTGGTGGCCGTTCGGTTAG
- a CDS encoding VWA domain-containing protein, translating to MIGYRYSRWDGSQHPFDFDEDDILEALSEDIMNHGDVNRAMRNLLRSGMSGDQGQRITGLREMRERLRQMQQQKLQQYNLESAMDDVKERLQDVLDTERSGIDRRLEQAREDLENAGENRDALEPAMDLLESRAQQNLEKLDLLPDSPAGQMRELSEYDFMDPEARQKFEELMDMLRQQMMQNFFQGMKDAIEGMSPEDMQRMQEMIQALNQMLNDRAVGEDPDFEGFMEQYGQFFDPDRPASLDELIERLQQQMASMQSLMDSMPQQMRDELTDMLQTSMDPSMMGDLSELSSLMYEMFPFDDMANEYPFMGDESVTLDQAMRLMEQLQDMDRLDEQFESMTRQGDVDDIDLEKVEEHLGEEARREMEQLQQLVKQLEEAGYLRRDGDRLEITARGMRKLAQNALREVFSEMNKDRMGRHEVFTRGDGGEFTGETRQYQFGDPFDIDLHRTLFNSVLRGGPTVPVQVSVDDMELRHTEHLTQTATVLLLDQSKSMGMFGYWGSAKKVAMALYWLIHSQFPRDYFYLVGFSDYAMEFKEEDLPEVTWNYWNSGTNMQHGLMLARKLLSRQKVANKHVIMVTDGEPTTHLEEGHAYFSYPPSHRTMEETLKEVKRCTQDGITINTFMLEANYYLMDFIDRLTKVNNGRAFYSTPNQLGEYVMVDYLRSRKRRIS from the coding sequence ATGATCGGCTATCGCTACTCCCGGTGGGACGGTTCTCAGCATCCCTTTGACTTCGACGAAGACGACATCCTCGAAGCCCTCTCCGAAGACATCATGAACCACGGTGACGTCAACCGTGCGATGCGCAACCTGCTGCGTAGCGGCATGTCAGGCGATCAGGGCCAGCGCATTACAGGACTGCGCGAAATGAGGGAGAGGCTACGGCAGATGCAGCAGCAGAAGCTGCAACAGTACAACCTCGAGTCCGCAATGGACGACGTCAAGGAGCGGCTACAAGACGTTCTCGACACTGAACGGAGCGGCATTGATCGCAGGCTTGAACAAGCTCGGGAGGACCTCGAAAACGCCGGCGAAAACAGGGACGCCCTCGAGCCCGCAATGGACCTGTTGGAGTCACGAGCCCAGCAGAACCTGGAGAAGCTGGACCTTCTGCCGGACAGCCCAGCCGGCCAGATGCGTGAGCTTTCCGAGTACGACTTCATGGACCCTGAGGCCCGGCAGAAGTTTGAAGAGCTGATGGACATGCTTCGTCAACAGATGATGCAGAACTTCTTCCAGGGCATGAAGGACGCTATCGAGGGCATGTCGCCAGAAGACATGCAGCGAATGCAAGAAATGATCCAGGCTCTGAACCAGATGCTGAACGACAGGGCCGTGGGTGAAGATCCCGATTTCGAAGGTTTTATGGAGCAATACGGTCAATTTTTCGATCCAGATAGGCCTGCAAGCCTCGACGAACTCATCGAACGCTTACAGCAGCAGATGGCCTCGATGCAGTCGCTTATGGACTCGATGCCCCAACAGATGCGGGACGAGTTGACGGACATGCTCCAGACCTCCATGGACCCATCGATGATGGGAGACCTCTCCGAACTGTCATCGCTCATGTACGAAATGTTCCCATTCGACGACATGGCGAACGAGTACCCGTTCATGGGAGACGAGTCAGTCACGCTCGACCAGGCCATGAGGCTGATGGAACAGCTCCAGGATATGGACAGACTGGACGAGCAGTTCGAGTCGATGACCCGACAGGGCGATGTCGATGACATCGATCTGGAAAAGGTTGAGGAGCATCTGGGCGAAGAAGCCAGGAGGGAGATGGAGCAGCTTCAACAGCTGGTAAAGCAGTTGGAAGAAGCGGGTTATTTGCGTCGTGACGGTGACCGTCTTGAAATCACCGCTCGCGGTATGCGCAAATTGGCCCAGAACGCCCTCAGAGAAGTGTTCTCGGAGATGAACAAGGATAGGATGGGCCGGCACGAGGTATTCACCAGGGGCGACGGCGGCGAGTTTACTGGCGAAACACGCCAGTACCAGTTTGGAGACCCGTTTGACATCGACCTGCACAGGACGCTGTTCAATTCAGTGCTTCGCGGCGGGCCAACTGTGCCCGTACAGGTCTCCGTAGATGACATGGAGCTTCGCCACACCGAGCATCTGACACAGACTGCCACAGTGTTGCTGCTGGACCAGAGCAAGTCGATGGGCATGTTTGGATATTGGGGTTCTGCCAAGAAGGTCGCGATGGCGCTCTACTGGCTCATCCACTCCCAGTTCCCAAGGGACTACTTCTACCTGGTAGGGTTCTCAGACTACGCCATGGAGTTCAAGGAAGAAGACCTGCCCGAGGTCACCTGGAACTACTGGAATTCGGGCACGAACATGCAGCATGGACTAATGCTGGCACGCAAGCTCCTGTCGCGCCAAAAGGTGGCCAACAAGCATGTCATCATGGTGACGGATGGCGAGCCAACAACGCACCTGGAAGAGGGACACGCCTACTTCAGCTACCCCCCGAGCCATCGCACAATGGAGGAGACGCTGAAGGAAGTAAAGCGCTGCACGCAGGACGGCATCACGATCAACACCTTCATGCTGGAAGCCAACTACTACCTGATGGACTTCATCGACCGACTGACGAAAGTGAACAACGGCAGGGCGTTCTACAGCACTCCAAACCAACTGGGCGAGTACGTGATGGTCGACTACCTGAGGTCCAGGAAGCGCCGGATATCCTGA
- a CDS encoding mandelate racemase/muconate lactonizing enzyme family protein — MKITALNMETYRWKRATPIRNGMYVYPTAGLNVVKVETDEGVTGVGLAGGVQGAEEIGKAILDHFAQVVVGQDPFDTEKIWDDLWQPKLVGRRGITTRVISGIDIALWDLKGKATGLPVYKLLGGYTNKVPVYIAGGYYEEGKGLGELAEEMAIAIEMGARAVKMKIGGAPINEDVERVRVVREAVGPDVRVMVDANCAYRHYQAQEIARKMEPYDVFWFEEPVNPDDYEGHRLVSQSTTIPVATGENEYTRYGFRELIEGRCCDILQPDGLIMGGVTEFMKVAALAQAHDLHIAPHGNQDVHVHLVSAIPNGLTVEYYSNSTDPMWGQMFEETLEVEDGYVSPPDRPGFGINLNEEALAPYRVG, encoded by the coding sequence ATGAAGATCACGGCCCTCAACATGGAAACCTATCGTTGGAAGCGCGCAACGCCGATCCGGAACGGGATGTATGTTTATCCGACGGCTGGACTTAACGTTGTGAAGGTCGAGACGGACGAGGGCGTGACCGGGGTCGGTCTGGCCGGCGGAGTCCAGGGTGCCGAGGAGATCGGAAAGGCGATTCTCGACCACTTTGCCCAGGTAGTGGTGGGACAGGACCCATTCGACACGGAAAAAATTTGGGATGACCTCTGGCAGCCTAAGCTCGTCGGGAGGCGAGGTATCACAACCAGGGTTATCAGTGGTATCGATATCGCCCTGTGGGACCTGAAGGGCAAAGCCACCGGACTGCCGGTATACAAGCTGCTTGGCGGCTACACAAACAAGGTGCCCGTGTACATCGCCGGAGGCTATTACGAGGAAGGAAAGGGCCTTGGAGAGTTAGCCGAGGAGATGGCGATAGCAATTGAGATGGGCGCCAGGGCCGTGAAGATGAAGATAGGTGGTGCCCCGATCAACGAAGACGTTGAGCGCGTCAGAGTCGTGCGCGAGGCGGTCGGGCCGGACGTCAGGGTGATGGTCGACGCCAACTGCGCCTACAGGCACTATCAGGCCCAGGAGATCGCTCGTAAGATGGAGCCGTATGACGTGTTCTGGTTCGAGGAGCCCGTCAACCCGGACGACTACGAAGGCCACCGGCTCGTTAGCCAGTCAACGACGATTCCAGTTGCCACTGGCGAGAACGAGTACACTCGCTACGGTTTCAGGGAACTCATCGAGGGGCGCTGCTGCGACATTCTCCAACCTGATGGCCTGATCATGGGCGGAGTTACGGAGTTCATGAAGGTAGCCGCACTCGCGCAGGCGCACGACTTGCACATCGCGCCGCATGGAAACCAGGACGTTCACGTCCACCTGGTTTCTGCCATTCCTAACGGGTTGACTGTCGAGTACTACAGCAACTCGACTGACCCGATGTGGGGGCAGATGTTCGAAGAGACTCTCGAAGTTGAAGACGGGTATGTCAGCCCGCCGGATCGCCCTGGCTTCGGCATCAACCTGAATGAAGAGGCGTTGGCTCCCTACAGAGTCGGCTAG
- a CDS encoding 50S ribosomal protein L25, whose amino-acid sequence MDVATVKLDPRTVTGKKVRQLRRQGVIPVHLYGADIEPSNLQIEGRALNRLLPQVGTNIPISVEVEDQKMENICFVREVQRHPVTEEVLHVDFLRVDVTRTVSAEVPLTLSGISPAVSQMAGTLLQNIQTLSIEALPMNMPAEIPVDISVLVDFDTTLLVGDIEVPGNVTVLNDPEDTLVRVAPPRLEVETFDDEELEEGEGEEGAEGADEDASEDES is encoded by the coding sequence ATGGATGTAGCAACCGTCAAGCTCGACCCCAGGACCGTCACCGGCAAGAAGGTGCGTCAGCTCAGGCGACAGGGAGTTATCCCAGTACATCTGTATGGAGCGGACATTGAACCGTCGAACCTTCAGATCGAAGGCCGCGCGCTCAACAGGCTCCTGCCGCAGGTCGGTACCAACATCCCCATCTCGGTCGAGGTAGAAGACCAGAAGATGGAAAACATCTGCTTCGTCCGCGAGGTGCAGCGCCATCCGGTTACCGAAGAAGTGCTACACGTTGACTTCCTTCGTGTCGACGTTACGAGGACTGTCAGCGCCGAAGTACCGCTCACGCTCTCTGGGATATCTCCTGCAGTGTCACAGATGGCTGGAACCCTGCTGCAGAACATACAGACGCTTTCCATCGAAGCGCTGCCAATGAACATGCCGGCAGAGATTCCTGTCGACATCTCTGTGCTCGTCGACTTCGATACGACACTCCTGGTGGGTGACATCGAAGTGCCAGGAAACGTCACAGTTCTAAACGATCCGGAAGACACGCTCGTACGTGTTGCCCCGCCGAGACTCGAGGTCGAGACCTTCGATGACGAGGAGCTTGAAGAGGGCGAGGGCGAAGAGGGCGCTGAGGGAGCAGACGAGGACGCCTCGGAAGACGAGAGCTAA
- a CDS encoding GNAT family N-acetyltransferase, with translation MEIQVRTITDDEFDEWSRAEARGFSTHASDKYVDVARTFAELDRTFGAFDGSEIVGTTTTRTSELTVPGGTVPLGYVDDVSVFPTHRRRGILTQMMRAQLDQMHERGEPFSALTASESLIYGRFGFGVATWTEQWNIDRRHTAMQSPPCAGGRTAFIDPEFARSEWPRLHQRIRPDRLGMVRYSDAYWGAALFDSEGQRRGASKFFHVAYLRDGGVSGLCSYRIRDSQVLVVFILGEDPEVEAELWQYCCGIDLMSEIHGFNRPVDDALPWRLNDARRLSRTTTDHLWLRLIDVKAALTARQYDCAGVLTLRVCDDICPWNDGVYTLEAGRGGAVCTSSDRIPDLHLSVADLAAVYLGGTSFSSLAAAGRVRSSSRDALKLADRMFRTDRAPWFVEL, from the coding sequence ATGGAAATCCAAGTCAGAACGATCACAGACGACGAGTTCGACGAGTGGTCTCGAGCCGAAGCCCGCGGGTTCAGCACCCACGCTAGCGACAAGTACGTAGACGTCGCCCGGACGTTTGCGGAACTGGATCGTACTTTCGGCGCGTTCGACGGCTCAGAGATTGTCGGAACGACCACCACTCGCACTTCGGAGCTAACCGTTCCGGGTGGGACCGTGCCGCTGGGATATGTTGACGATGTCTCGGTCTTCCCCACTCACCGGCGCCGTGGAATCCTCACACAGATGATGCGGGCCCAACTGGACCAGATGCACGAGAGAGGAGAGCCTTTCTCTGCACTAACGGCCTCTGAGAGCCTCATCTACGGTCGTTTCGGTTTTGGAGTCGCGACATGGACCGAACAGTGGAACATAGATCGACGCCATACTGCCATGCAGTCGCCCCCATGTGCCGGAGGCAGGACTGCTTTCATCGACCCTGAATTCGCTCGCTCCGAATGGCCTCGGCTTCACCAGCGGATCAGGCCAGACAGGCTTGGCATGGTCAGGTATAGCGACGCCTACTGGGGGGCCGCGCTGTTCGACTCAGAAGGCCAACGACGAGGAGCAAGCAAATTCTTTCACGTCGCATATCTCCGGGATGGTGGAGTGTCCGGCCTCTGCTCCTACCGCATCAGGGACAGCCAGGTGCTGGTTGTCTTCATACTCGGTGAAGACCCTGAGGTGGAGGCAGAACTGTGGCAGTACTGCTGCGGCATCGACCTGATGAGCGAGATTCACGGTTTCAACCGACCCGTTGACGACGCACTCCCGTGGCGCCTGAATGACGCACGCAGGCTAAGCCGCACAACAACCGACCACCTGTGGCTGAGGCTGATAGACGTCAAGGCCGCCCTGACAGCGCGACAGTACGACTGCGCAGGGGTGCTTACCCTTCGGGTTTGCGACGACATCTGTCCTTGGAACGACGGAGTGTACACTCTGGAAGCAGGTCGAGGTGGCGCGGTTTGCACCTCCTCGGACAGGATTCCTGACCTGCACCTCTCAGTTGCGGACCTCGCGGCTGTCTACCTGGGTGGGACTTCCTTTTCATCCCTTGCAGCGGCAGGTCGCGTTCGGTCGTCGAGCAGAGACGCTCTTAAATTGGCCGACCGCATGTTCCGCACCGATCGCGCCCCGTGGTTCGTAGAGCTTTGA
- the dgoD gene encoding galactonate dehydratase has protein sequence MKITKVESIGVSRYLYARIHTDEGITGLGESGAWGYLEASKAAIDLLGRYLVGKDPLRIEHHWQYMYRFSHFRGAAIMGAISALDIAMWDIAGKHFGVPTYQLLGGKVRDKARVYYHVFGDTRETLVKGVKDAKEMGFTAVGHLTPFLDEDREVPYFKTHANKIKEAINAVGMYRDAVGDDVDLCIEIHRRLSPAEAIALARGIEQFYPFFYEDPILPDNFDAMELVAQHINIPIATGERLHTIHEFEMLLKRGAVQYVRPDVCMVGGITHAKKIAALAEAHYVGVVPHNPLSPVSTAVCLQIAACIPNFALQEYPTGEHEPPKSEIVKSAVTQENGYLIIPDAPGIGIELAEDAAEKHPFTPRVVSTRLHEDGSVIDQ, from the coding sequence ATGAAAATAACTAAAGTGGAATCAATTGGCGTCAGCAGGTACCTGTACGCCAGAATCCACACCGACGAAGGCATCACCGGGCTCGGCGAGTCCGGCGCATGGGGCTACCTGGAGGCGTCCAAGGCGGCAATTGATCTGTTAGGCAGGTACCTCGTCGGTAAGGACCCACTGAGAATCGAGCACCACTGGCAGTACATGTACCGCTTCTCTCATTTTCGCGGTGCCGCTATCATGGGCGCCATTAGTGCCCTCGACATCGCCATGTGGGACATCGCTGGCAAGCACTTCGGCGTTCCCACCTACCAGCTTCTCGGCGGCAAGGTCCGCGACAAGGCCCGCGTGTACTACCACGTATTCGGCGACACTAGAGAGACGCTCGTAAAGGGGGTCAAAGACGCCAAGGAGATGGGATTCACGGCGGTTGGACACCTGACTCCGTTCCTCGATGAAGATCGCGAAGTACCCTACTTCAAGACCCACGCCAACAAGATCAAGGAGGCAATTAACGCCGTCGGCATGTACAGGGACGCCGTCGGTGACGATGTCGACCTCTGCATCGAGATCCACAGGCGTCTCAGTCCCGCCGAGGCGATCGCACTGGCAAGGGGCATCGAGCAGTTCTATCCCTTCTTCTATGAGGACCCGATCCTGCCCGACAACTTCGATGCCATGGAGTTGGTCGCACAGCACATCAACATCCCCATCGCCACAGGGGAGCGTCTCCACACGATCCACGAGTTCGAGATGCTGCTCAAGCGCGGCGCGGTACAGTACGTCCGTCCCGACGTCTGTATGGTCGGCGGCATAACGCATGCGAAGAAGATCGCGGCCCTGGCCGAGGCCCACTACGTCGGTGTGGTACCCCACAATCCGCTTAGCCCGGTCAGCACCGCAGTGTGCCTTCAGATCGCAGCTTGCATTCCCAACTTCGCCTTACAAGAGTACCCGACCGGTGAGCATGAGCCTCCCAAGTCCGAGATCGTGAAGTCCGCGGTCACTCAGGAGAACGGCTACCTGATCATCCCAGACGCTCCTGGAATAGGCATCGAACTAGCCGAGGACGCCGCCGAAAAGCACCCGTTCACTCCACGCGTCGTCTCCACGCGTCTCCACGAAGACGGCTCGGTGATCGACCAATAG